In Streptomyces sp. SID8374, one genomic interval encodes:
- a CDS encoding NB-ARC domain-containing protein has protein sequence MMTKVGFLPEETSSFVGRRAELARLDTALTTRRMTTLIGPGGVGKTRLAVRAARAAADRYPDGAWWADLSPLYDDALLLPTVSDAVGLADHTLRMPVEALCEWLSDKRLLLVLDSAEHLRAPCSHLLAELLTTSPGLTVLVTSRQPLATRGEHVVRIQPLPVDGAPDALQLFEDRLRAGDPHAGLDAPGDRAAAADICRRLEGIPLAIELAAAGIGRHTVAQLATRIGTRFDAPVDAEDLTASRLDLLADDSLWPRRHRTLRTTIGWSHELCTPLERLLWARLTLLRTDFDEEVAREVCTGGPLTPDEVDRALQGLVAQSVVQWDGTRYRMLDTLREYGRMWLTELGEERAAADRHAACFLGLARRAHDGWTGPDQVSWYHRVADAHLDLCAALDHLLAHDVAGAQEMAGRVGFFWACCGHLSEARGYAQRALESGPVEGTHRTRLQWVLGVAALLQGDFATAEKYGALCTAIALHDRDDEGMLGATYLSGLTQLMNGEPAAALEAAERVLRMTETAPSDGGSAEQRVTAASEAGGGTVPVESAHRLRCRLVTVFALTALGRLTESGRAAAALRRACERGGEHWTRSYADYQLALIALLQGRPEASATHARAMLAGKHRLRDSFGIALGLDILAAAIAAQGAGAQAARVYGTGHAYWRMVGHPQRGTPELGAVRETCELQARAAVGDEAYQRAFERGQADNAEVGLAAALQSELQL, from the coding sequence ATGATGACCAAGGTGGGATTCCTTCCCGAGGAGACGAGCAGCTTCGTCGGGAGGCGGGCCGAACTGGCCCGGCTGGACACCGCGTTGACCACGCGGCGGATGACCACCCTGATCGGTCCCGGCGGTGTCGGCAAGACCCGGCTCGCCGTCCGGGCGGCCCGCGCGGCCGCCGACCGCTACCCGGACGGCGCCTGGTGGGCCGACCTCTCCCCGCTCTACGACGACGCGCTCCTGCTCCCCACCGTCTCCGACGCGGTCGGGCTCGCCGACCACACCCTGCGGATGCCCGTCGAGGCGCTCTGCGAATGGCTCAGCGACAAGCGCCTCCTGCTCGTCCTGGACTCCGCCGAGCACCTGCGCGCCCCCTGCTCCCATCTGCTGGCCGAGCTGCTCACCACCTCGCCCGGCCTGACCGTCCTGGTCACCAGCAGGCAGCCGCTCGCCACCCGGGGCGAGCACGTCGTCCGCATCCAGCCGCTCCCCGTCGACGGCGCCCCCGACGCGCTCCAGCTCTTCGAGGACCGGCTGCGCGCGGGCGACCCGCACGCGGGGCTGGACGCGCCGGGCGACCGGGCGGCCGCCGCCGACATCTGCCGCCGCCTCGAAGGCATCCCGCTCGCCATCGAACTGGCCGCCGCGGGCATCGGCCGCCACACCGTGGCCCAGCTCGCCACCCGTATCGGGACCCGCTTCGACGCCCCGGTCGACGCCGAGGACCTCACCGCATCGCGCCTCGACCTCCTCGCCGACGACTCCCTCTGGCCCCGCCGCCACCGCACCCTGCGCACGACGATCGGCTGGAGCCACGAGCTGTGCACCCCGCTGGAGCGGCTGCTGTGGGCACGGCTCACCCTGCTGCGTACGGACTTCGACGAGGAGGTCGCGCGCGAGGTGTGCACCGGGGGGCCGCTCACCCCGGACGAGGTGGACCGGGCGCTGCAAGGGCTCGTCGCCCAGTCCGTCGTGCAGTGGGACGGCACCCGCTACCGGATGCTGGACACCCTGCGCGAGTACGGCCGCATGTGGCTCACCGAGCTGGGCGAGGAGCGGGCCGCCGCCGACCGGCACGCCGCCTGCTTCCTCGGCCTCGCCCGCCGCGCCCACGACGGCTGGACCGGCCCCGACCAGGTCTCCTGGTACCACAGGGTCGCCGACGCCCACCTGGACCTGTGCGCCGCCCTGGACCACCTGCTCGCCCACGATGTGGCGGGGGCCCAGGAGATGGCGGGCCGGGTCGGCTTCTTCTGGGCCTGCTGCGGCCATCTGTCGGAGGCCCGAGGTTACGCCCAACGGGCCCTGGAATCGGGCCCGGTGGAGGGCACGCACCGGACCCGGTTGCAGTGGGTGCTCGGGGTCGCGGCCCTGCTCCAGGGGGACTTCGCGACCGCCGAGAAGTACGGGGCGCTCTGCACGGCCATCGCGCTCCACGACCGGGACGACGAGGGGATGCTCGGCGCCACCTACCTCTCGGGGCTCACCCAGCTGATGAACGGTGAGCCCGCGGCGGCGCTGGAGGCGGCGGAACGGGTGCTGCGGATGACGGAGACGGCTCCTTCGGACGGGGGGTCCGCTGAACAGCGGGTCACGGCAGCCTCCGAGGCCGGTGGGGGCACTGTCCCGGTGGAGTCCGCCCACCGGCTGCGCTGCCGCCTCGTCACCGTCTTCGCGCTCACCGCGCTGGGCCGGCTCACCGAGTCGGGGCGGGCGGCCGCCGCGCTGCGGAGGGCCTGCGAGCGGGGCGGTGAGCACTGGACCCGCTCCTACGCGGACTACCAGCTCGCCCTGATCGCCCTGCTCCAGGGCCGCCCGGAGGCCTCCGCCACGCACGCCCGGGCCATGCTCGCGGGCAAGCACCGGCTCCGCGACAGCTTCGGCATCGCGCTGGGCCTGGACATCCTGGCCGCCGCGATCGCCGCCCAGGGTGCGGGGGCCCAGGCCGCCCGGGTGTACGGCACGGGGCACGCGTACTGGCGGATGGTCGGCCACCCCCAGCGCGGTACGCCGGAGCTGGGCGCGGTCCGCGAGACCTGCGAGCTCCAGGCGCGGGCGGCGGTGGGCGACGAGGCGTACCAGCGCGCCTTCGAACGCGGCCAGGCGGACAACGCGGAGGTCGGCCTGGCGGCGGCGCTACAGAGCGAGCTCCAGCTCTAG
- the pulA gene encoding pullulanase-type alpha-1,6-glucosidase, with protein MSRTTLRRGVVAALCVALLPVVPAATAAASPRPPAPPSDARLARESARHDLTREQFYFVLPDRFANGSTANDRGGLKGSRLEHGFDPADKGFYQGGDLKGLTQKLDYIKGLGTTAIWLAPIFKNRPVQGTGQDASAGYHGYWITDFTQVDPHFGTNADLEKLIDKAHAKGMKVFFDVITNHTADTVDYAEKAYGYKPKGAFPYLDKGGRPFDDRDGIKKVDQDSFPYTPVQAPGTEKKVPSWLNDPTMYHNRGDSTWAGESNEYGDFSGLDDLWTERPEVVKGMQKIYEKWVRDFRIDGFRIDTVKHVDLDFWTQWATALDAYAAKQGRKNFFMFGEVYSADPAITSPYVTRGQLDSTLDFPFQEAARQFASQGAPADRLASVYGDDYRYTTDKANAYEQVTFLGNHDMGRIGTFLKQDNPKADDAELLKRARLANELMFLGRGNPVIYYGDEQGFTGAGGDKDARQTLFASKTADYLDDDQLDTDRTHASDAYDTKHPIYRSIAGLSKLTKEHPALRDGVQRERYAEGSVYATSRIETKRPYEYLVASNNATTPKKVQLAVESAGVDFRTIYGGSGTVRSGADTKVTVTVPALSSIVLRAEKPLGAPAAKPAITLKAPAAGATGTVEIAADVDGGQLNRVVFAAQVGNGKWQTLGSADHAPYKVTQYLDETVKAGTPLRYKAVAVDRTGRTSSALATTTAGQTPPVPKPVAVERDRAVVHYQRADGDYEGWQLKSGDKSAEFIGWDAYGAFAWIDLEKGTDSVPYTVEKNGTADGPQRSIDLGVTGQVWIQQGKDEQAVEAPEAPPQDTTKAVLNYHRSDGNYDGWGLHTWTGAKEPTDWAKPLMPVKKDAYGVTFEVPLVEGATSLSYILHKGDEKDLPSDQSLDLATYGHEVWMIGGKPGYLLPQVGGGAAPDLTKAEAQWIDADTVVWKVKTTDATSQQLVYAKKGGISVVDGALSDEGQWLRLNQAALSDAQKAKFPHLKEYPAFTVDPRDRDRVRESLRGQLIATQRAANGALLAATGVQTAGILDDLYGKKAADASLGPVFRGGTPTLSVWAPTAQAVALELDGRTHPMKRDDRTGVWSVTGKKDWQGKPYRYAVTVWAPTVQKLVTNKVTDPYSTALTADSARSLVVDLTDPKLAPRGWSGLKKPAATPLRDAQIQELHVRDFSITDRTATHPGEYLAFTDTRSKGMRHLKKLADSGASYVHLLPVFDIGTIPEKKKDQAKPACDLHVYAPDSEEQQACVSKAAAKDGFNWGYDPFHYTVPEGSYASDPDGTKRTVEFRQMVQGLNQAGLRTVMDVVYNHTVASGQDDKSVLDRIVPGYYQRLLEDGTVATSTCCANTAPENTMMGKLVVDSIVTWAKEYKVDGFRFDLMGHHPKENILEVRKALDRLTPAKDGVDGKKIILYGEGWNFGEIADDARFVQATQKNMAGTGIATFSDRARDAVRGGGPFDEDPGVQGFATGLYTDPNSSPANGSRVEQKARLLHYQDLIKVGLTGNLADYTFTDTSGRTVKGSDVDYNGAPAGYAAVPGDALAYSDAHDNETLFDTLAFKLPAGTSAAERARAQVVAMGASVLSQGPSLSQAGSDLLRSKSLDRNSYDSGDWFNALHWDCRDGNGFGRGLPPAADNQDKWSYAKPLLTASATIAPQCAQIDGASAAYRDLLTIRTTEKEFSLTTTGQVQSALSFPLSGKDETPGVITMRLGKLAVVLNATPDTATQRLAAPAGKSYALHPVQAKGADLTVKRARYDAKSASFTVPGRTVAVFVLR; from the coding sequence GTGTCCAGAACCACCCTCAGACGAGGGGTCGTTGCCGCGCTCTGCGTGGCGCTGCTGCCCGTCGTCCCGGCGGCCACCGCCGCCGCATCGCCCCGACCACCCGCACCGCCCTCCGACGCCCGGCTGGCGCGCGAGTCGGCCCGGCACGACCTCACCCGTGAGCAGTTCTACTTCGTGCTGCCGGACCGCTTCGCCAACGGCTCCACCGCCAACGACCGGGGCGGGCTGAAGGGTTCACGCCTGGAGCACGGCTTCGACCCCGCCGACAAGGGGTTCTACCAGGGCGGCGACCTCAAGGGCCTCACCCAGAAGCTGGACTACATCAAGGGCCTCGGCACCACCGCGATCTGGCTCGCCCCGATCTTCAAGAACCGGCCCGTCCAGGGCACCGGCCAGGACGCCTCGGCCGGCTACCACGGTTACTGGATCACCGACTTCACCCAGGTCGACCCGCACTTCGGCACCAACGCCGACCTGGAGAAGCTGATCGACAAGGCCCACGCCAAGGGCATGAAGGTCTTCTTCGACGTCATCACCAACCACACCGCCGACACCGTCGACTACGCGGAGAAGGCCTACGGCTACAAGCCCAAGGGTGCCTTCCCCTACCTCGACAAGGGCGGCCGCCCCTTCGACGACCGGGACGGCATCAAGAAGGTCGACCAGGACTCCTTCCCGTACACCCCGGTCCAGGCGCCCGGCACGGAGAAGAAGGTCCCGTCCTGGCTCAACGACCCGACGATGTACCACAACCGGGGCGACTCGACGTGGGCCGGCGAGTCCAACGAGTACGGCGACTTCTCCGGCCTCGACGACCTGTGGACCGAGCGTCCCGAGGTCGTGAAGGGGATGCAGAAGATCTACGAGAAGTGGGTCCGCGACTTCCGCATAGATGGGTTCCGCATCGACACCGTCAAACACGTCGACCTGGACTTCTGGACCCAGTGGGCCACCGCGCTGGACGCGTACGCCGCCAAGCAGGGGCGGAAGAACTTCTTCATGTTCGGTGAGGTCTACTCCGCCGACCCGGCGATCACCTCGCCGTACGTCACGCGGGGGCAGCTGGACTCGACGCTGGACTTCCCCTTCCAGGAGGCCGCCCGGCAGTTCGCCTCCCAGGGCGCCCCGGCCGACCGGCTCGCCTCGGTGTACGGCGACGACTACCGCTACACCACGGACAAGGCCAACGCCTACGAGCAGGTCACCTTCCTCGGCAACCACGACATGGGCCGCATCGGGACCTTCCTCAAGCAGGACAACCCCAAGGCCGATGACGCGGAGCTGCTGAAGCGGGCCCGGCTCGCCAACGAGCTGATGTTCCTCGGCCGGGGCAACCCGGTGATCTACTACGGCGACGAGCAGGGCTTCACCGGCGCGGGCGGCGACAAGGACGCCCGCCAGACCCTCTTCGCCTCGAAGACCGCCGACTACCTGGACGACGACCAGCTCGACACCGACCGCACCCACGCCTCGGACGCGTACGACACCAAGCACCCCATCTACCGCTCCATCGCCGGGCTTTCGAAGCTCACCAAGGAGCACCCGGCGCTGCGGGACGGGGTGCAGCGCGAGCGGTACGCGGAAGGGTCGGTGTACGCCACCTCGCGCATCGAGACCAAGCGGCCGTACGAGTACCTGGTGGCCTCCAACAACGCCACCACGCCGAAGAAGGTCCAGCTGGCGGTGGAGTCGGCGGGGGTCGACTTCCGTACGATCTACGGTGGTTCCGGCACCGTCCGCAGCGGTGCGGACACGAAGGTGACCGTCACCGTGCCCGCCCTCTCCAGCATCGTGCTGCGGGCGGAGAAGCCGCTCGGCGCACCCGCCGCCAAGCCCGCCATCACCCTGAAGGCCCCGGCCGCCGGAGCCACCGGCACCGTCGAGATCGCCGCCGATGTGGACGGCGGACAGCTCAACCGGGTCGTCTTCGCCGCCCAGGTGGGCAACGGGAAGTGGCAGACGCTCGGTTCGGCCGACCACGCCCCGTACAAGGTCACGCAGTATCTTGACGAGACCGTCAAGGCCGGAACGCCCCTGCGCTACAAGGCCGTTGCCGTCGACCGGACGGGCCGCACCTCCAGCGCTCTCGCCACGACCACCGCCGGGCAGACCCCGCCGGTGCCGAAGCCCGTCGCCGTCGAGCGTGACCGGGCCGTCGTGCACTACCAGCGCGCGGACGGCGACTACGAGGGATGGCAGCTCAAGTCCGGTGACAAGAGCGCCGAGTTCATCGGGTGGGACGCGTACGGCGCGTTCGCCTGGATCGACCTGGAGAAGGGCACGGACTCCGTCCCGTACACCGTCGAGAAGAACGGCACGGCGGACGGGCCGCAGCGGAGCATCGACCTCGGGGTGACCGGGCAGGTCTGGATCCAGCAGGGCAAGGACGAGCAGGCGGTCGAAGCCCCGGAGGCGCCGCCGCAGGACACGACGAAAGCCGTCCTCAACTACCACCGGTCCGACGGGAATTACGACGGCTGGGGGTTGCACACCTGGACCGGCGCCAAGGAGCCCACCGACTGGGCCAAGCCGCTGATGCCGGTGAAGAAGGACGCGTACGGAGTCACCTTCGAGGTGCCGCTCGTCGAAGGGGCCACCTCGCTCAGCTACATCCTGCACAAGGGTGACGAGAAGGACCTCCCCAGCGACCAGTCCCTCGACCTCGCCACGTACGGCCACGAGGTCTGGATGATCGGCGGCAAGCCCGGCTATCTGCTTCCGCAGGTCGGCGGGGGCGCGGCCCCCGATCTGACCAAGGCCGAGGCGCAGTGGATCGACGCGGACACCGTCGTCTGGAAGGTGAAGACGACCGACGCCACCAGCCAGCAGCTCGTGTACGCCAAGAAGGGCGGCATCTCCGTCGTGGACGGGGCGCTCTCCGACGAGGGCCAGTGGCTGCGGCTCAACCAGGCCGCGCTCAGCGACGCGCAGAAGGCCAAGTTCCCGCACCTGAAGGAGTATCCGGCCTTCACCGTCGACCCCCGCGACCGGGACCGCGTCCGTGAGTCCCTGCGTGGTCAGCTCATCGCCACGCAGCGGGCCGCGAATGGCGCGTTGCTCGCCGCAACCGGCGTACAGACGGCGGGCATCCTGGACGACCTGTACGGGAAGAAGGCGGCCGACGCGTCCCTCGGCCCGGTCTTCCGTGGCGGCACGCCCACGCTCTCCGTGTGGGCCCCGACCGCCCAGGCCGTGGCCCTCGAACTCGACGGCCGTACACACCCGATGAAGCGCGACGACCGCACCGGCGTCTGGTCGGTCACCGGCAAGAAGGACTGGCAGGGCAAGCCCTACCGGTACGCCGTCACCGTCTGGGCGCCCACCGTCCAGAAACTGGTCACCAACAAGGTCACCGACCCCTACTCCACCGCCCTGACCGCCGACTCCGCCCGCAGCCTCGTCGTCGACCTCACCGACCCGAAGCTGGCGCCGCGCGGCTGGTCCGGCCTGAAGAAGCCCGCCGCCACCCCGCTGCGGGACGCCCAGATCCAGGAGCTGCACGTCCGGGACTTCTCCATCACGGACCGCACGGCGACCCACCCCGGTGAGTACCTGGCCTTCACCGACACCCGGTCCAAGGGCATGCGGCACCTGAAGAAGCTCGCGGACTCCGGCGCCAGCTACGTCCACCTGCTGCCCGTCTTCGACATCGGGACCATCCCCGAGAAGAAGAAGGACCAGGCCAAGCCCGCGTGCGACCTGCACGTCTACGCCCCCGACTCCGAGGAGCAGCAGGCCTGCGTGAGCAAGGCCGCCGCCAAGGACGGGTTCAACTGGGGCTACGACCCGTTCCACTACACCGTCCCCGAAGGCTCGTACGCCTCCGACCCCGACGGCACCAAGCGCACGGTCGAGTTCCGGCAGATGGTCCAGGGCCTCAACCAGGCCGGGCTGCGCACGGTCATGGACGTCGTCTACAACCACACCGTCGCCTCCGGCCAGGACGACAAGTCGGTCCTCGACCGCATCGTGCCCGGCTACTACCAGCGGCTCCTGGAGGACGGCACCGTCGCCACCTCCACCTGCTGCGCCAACACCGCGCCCGAGAACACCATGATGGGCAAGCTCGTCGTCGACTCCATCGTCACCTGGGCGAAGGAGTACAAGGTCGACGGCTTCCGCTTCGACCTGATGGGCCACCACCCCAAGGAGAACATCCTGGAGGTCCGCAAGGCGCTGGACCGGCTCACGCCCGCCAAGGACGGCGTCGACGGGAAGAAGATCATCCTGTACGGGGAGGGCTGGAACTTCGGCGAGATCGCCGACGACGCCCGCTTCGTCCAGGCCACCCAGAAGAACATGGCCGGCACCGGCATCGCCACCTTCTCCGACCGGGCCCGTGACGCCGTGCGCGGCGGCGGCCCCTTCGACGAGGACCCCGGCGTCCAGGGCTTCGCCACCGGCCTCTACACCGACCCCAACTCCTCACCCGCCAACGGCAGCCGCGTCGAGCAGAAGGCCCGGCTGCTGCACTACCAGGACCTGATCAAGGTCGGCCTCACCGGCAACCTCGCCGACTACACCTTCACCGACACCTCCGGGCGTACGGTCAAGGGCTCGGACGTCGACTACAACGGGGCGCCCGCCGGATACGCGGCCGTCCCCGGTGACGCGCTGGCCTACTCCGACGCCCACGACAACGAAACCCTCTTCGACACCCTCGCCTTCAAGCTCCCGGCGGGGACGAGTGCCGCCGAGCGGGCCAGGGCCCAGGTGGTCGCGATGGGCGCCTCCGTCCTGTCGCAGGGCCCCTCGCTCTCCCAGGCGGGCTCGGACCTGCTGCGCTCCAAGTCGCTGGACCGCAACTCCTACGACAGCGGCGACTGGTTCAACGCCCTGCACTGGGACTGCCGCGACGGCAACGGCTTCGGCCGGGGCCTGCCGCCCGCCGCCGACAACCAGGACAAGTGGTCGTACGCCAAGCCGCTGCTGACGGCCTCCGCCACGATCGCCCCCCAGTGCGCCCAGATCGACGGCGCCTCGGCCGCCTACCGCGACCTGCTCACCATCCGTACGACCGAGAAGGAGTTCTCCCTCACCACCACCGGGCAGGTGCAGTCCGCCCTGTCCTTCCCGCTCTCCGGCAAGGACGAGACCCCCGGCGTGATCACCATGCGCCTGGGCAAGCTCGCCGTCGTCCTCAACGCCACCCCGGACACCGCCACCCAGCGGCTCGCCGCCCCGGCGGGGAAGTCGTACGCCCTGCACCCGGTCCAGGCCAAGGGTGCGGATCTTACGGTCAAACGAGCCAGGTACGACGCGAAATCAGCCAGTTTCACCGTACCGGGACGCACGGTGGCGGTCTTCGTCCTGCGCTGA
- a CDS encoding carbohydrate-binding module family 20 domain-containing protein: MARRPLSAALALVAGAAAALVIPTGFGAAPARAAAPGDKDVTAVLFEWKFASIAKACTDTLGPAGYGYVQVSPPQEHIQGGQWWTSYQPVSYKITGRLGDRAAFSAMVNTCHSAGVKVVVDSVINHMSAGSGTGTGGSSYTKYDYPGLYSVNDLNHCQTPITNYNDRANVQNCELVGLADLDTGEEYVRGKIAGYLNDLLSLGVDGFRIDAAKHMPAADLANIKSRLTNPNAYWKQEAIYGAGEAVSPSEYLGTGDVQEFRYARSLKQVFLNENLANLKNFGEGWGFMESGKSAVFVDNHDTERGGDTLSYKNGSAYTLANVFMLAWPYGSPDVHSGYEFSDHDAGPPNNGQVNACYADGWKCQHDWREVSSMVGFRNAARGQAVTNWWDNGGDQIAFGRGNKAYVAINHESSPLTRTFQTSLPAGDYCDVQSGRGVTVNGSGQFTATLGAGTAVALHANARTCSGGGGSNPGPGNGQSGASFGVNATTQLGQNIYVTGDQAALGNWNPAAALKLDPATYPVWKLDVSLPAGTSFAYKYLRKDGQGNVTWESGANRTATVPSSGKVTLTADVWRS; encoded by the coding sequence ATGGCACGCAGACCCCTGTCTGCCGCGCTCGCCCTCGTGGCCGGCGCCGCTGCCGCCCTTGTCATCCCCACCGGATTCGGCGCCGCGCCCGCGCGGGCCGCCGCTCCGGGCGACAAGGACGTCACCGCCGTGCTGTTCGAGTGGAAGTTCGCCTCCATAGCCAAGGCCTGCACGGACACCCTCGGTCCGGCGGGCTACGGCTACGTCCAGGTCTCACCGCCCCAGGAGCACATCCAGGGCGGCCAGTGGTGGACGTCGTACCAGCCCGTCAGCTACAAGATCACCGGTCGTCTCGGTGACCGGGCCGCCTTCTCCGCCATGGTCAACACGTGTCACTCGGCCGGGGTCAAGGTCGTCGTGGACTCCGTCATCAACCACATGTCGGCAGGCAGCGGCACCGGCACCGGCGGCTCGTCGTACACCAAGTACGACTACCCGGGGCTCTACTCGGTCAACGACCTCAACCACTGCCAGACGCCCATCACCAACTACAACGACCGCGCCAACGTCCAGAACTGCGAACTCGTCGGCCTCGCCGACCTGGACACGGGCGAGGAGTACGTACGCGGCAAGATCGCCGGCTACCTCAACGACCTGCTCTCCCTCGGGGTCGACGGCTTCCGGATCGACGCGGCCAAGCACATGCCCGCCGCCGACCTCGCCAACATCAAGTCCCGGCTGACCAACCCGAACGCCTACTGGAAGCAGGAGGCGATCTACGGGGCGGGCGAGGCCGTCTCGCCCTCCGAGTACCTCGGCACCGGGGACGTCCAGGAGTTCCGGTACGCGCGCAGCCTCAAGCAGGTCTTCCTCAACGAGAACCTCGCCAACCTGAAGAACTTCGGCGAGGGCTGGGGCTTCATGGAGTCCGGCAAGTCGGCCGTCTTCGTCGACAACCACGACACCGAGCGCGGCGGCGACACCCTCAGCTACAAGAACGGCTCCGCCTACACCCTGGCCAACGTCTTCATGCTGGCCTGGCCCTACGGCTCCCCGGACGTCCACTCCGGCTACGAGTTCAGCGACCACGACGCCGGACCTCCCAACAACGGTCAGGTGAACGCCTGTTACGCCGACGGCTGGAAGTGCCAGCACGACTGGCGCGAGGTCTCCTCCATGGTCGGCTTCCGCAACGCGGCCCGCGGCCAGGCCGTCACCAACTGGTGGGACAACGGGGGCGACCAGATCGCCTTCGGCCGGGGGAACAAGGCGTACGTGGCCATCAACCACGAGTCCTCCCCGCTGACCCGGACCTTCCAGACCTCCCTGCCCGCCGGTGACTACTGCGACGTGCAGAGCGGCCGGGGCGTCACGGTGAACGGCTCCGGCCAGTTCACCGCCACGCTCGGCGCCGGTACGGCCGTGGCCCTGCACGCCAATGCCCGTACGTGCTCCGGTGGCGGCGGCTCCAACCCGGGCCCCGGCAACGGCCAGTCCGGCGCCTCCTTCGGCGTCAACGCCACCACCCAGCTCGGCCAGAACATCTACGTCACCGGCGACCAGGCCGCCCTCGGCAACTGGAACCCGGCGGCCGCCCTGAAACTCGACCCGGCCACGTACCCCGTCTGGAAGCTGGACGTGAGTCTGCCCGCCGGGACGTCCTTCGCGTACAAGTACCTCCGCAAGGACGGACAGGGCAACGTCACCTGGGAGAGCGGCGCCAACCGCACCGCCACCGTCCCGTCCTCCGGAAAGGTCACGCTGACCGCCGACGTCTGGCGCAGCTGA
- a CDS encoding LacI family DNA-binding transcriptional regulator → MVDGVTLPAPRTTAAPRLSDIAGQAAVSEATVSRVLNGKQGVADTTRQRVLAALDILGYERPVRLRQRSAGLIGLVTPELTNPIFPAFAQSVEQVLAGHGYTPVLCTQLPGGATEDELVEQLVERGVGGIVFLSGLHADTSADPARYAALTERGVPFVLINGYNERISAPFVSPDDNAAVRMAVGHLADLGHRRVGLAIGPQRYVPSRRKRDGFVEAAISLLGMDRAEAEGLVCSTLFSVEGGQVAAGALLDAGCTGIVCGSDLMALGVVRTARGRGLDVPRDVSVVGFDDSQLIAFTDPPLTTVRQPVQAMAAAAVGALLEEIGGSPVQRTEYVFQPELVVRGSTAAVRSG, encoded by the coding sequence GTGGTGGACGGTGTGACACTGCCCGCACCCAGGACCACGGCCGCGCCCCGCCTCTCCGACATCGCCGGCCAGGCGGCGGTCAGCGAGGCGACGGTCAGCCGGGTCCTGAACGGGAAGCAGGGCGTCGCGGACACCACGCGTCAGCGGGTGCTCGCGGCCCTCGACATCCTGGGCTACGAACGGCCCGTACGGCTGCGGCAGCGCAGCGCCGGACTGATCGGCCTGGTGACACCCGAACTCACCAACCCGATCTTCCCGGCGTTCGCGCAGTCCGTGGAGCAGGTGCTCGCCGGGCACGGCTACACGCCCGTGCTCTGCACCCAACTCCCGGGCGGGGCAACCGAGGACGAGCTGGTCGAACAGCTCGTGGAGCGCGGCGTCGGCGGCATCGTCTTCCTCTCCGGGCTGCACGCCGACACCTCGGCCGACCCGGCACGGTACGCCGCGCTCACCGAGCGCGGTGTGCCGTTCGTCCTGATCAACGGCTACAACGAGCGCATCAGCGCCCCGTTCGTCTCGCCCGATGACAACGCTGCCGTACGGATGGCCGTCGGCCACCTCGCCGACCTCGGCCACCGCCGGGTCGGCCTGGCCATCGGCCCGCAGCGGTACGTTCCCTCGCGGCGCAAGCGGGACGGGTTCGTGGAGGCGGCGATCTCGCTGCTCGGAATGGACCGGGCGGAGGCCGAAGGGCTCGTCTGCTCCACCCTGTTCAGCGTCGAGGGCGGCCAGGTGGCGGCGGGCGCCCTGCTGGACGCGGGGTGCACCGGCATCGTCTGCGGCAGCGACCTGATGGCCCTGGGCGTCGTGCGGACGGCCCGGGGGAGGGGACTCGACGTACCGCGTGACGTCTCGGTCGTCGGCTTCGACGACTCGCAGCTCATCGCCTTCACCGACCCGCCGCTGACGACGGTGCGCCAGCCCGTGCAGGCGATGGCGGCGGCCGCGGTGGGGGCCCTGCTGGAGGAGATCGGCGGGAGCCCGGTGCAGCGCACCGAGTACGTCTTCCAGCCGGAGCTGGTCGTACGGGGTTCGACGGCGGCGGTACGGAGCGGCTGA